A genomic window from Ignavibacteria bacterium includes:
- a CDS encoding threonylcarbamoyl-AMP synthase: MQTTITNDSKIAADFIKSGEVAAFPTETVYGLGADAYNEKAVRKIFKAKGRPADNPLIVHVDKKKDISVLAKEITPSAKKIISKFFPGPVTVILKKNEIVPDVVTAGLDTIAIRMPASKIARELIRLSGVPIAAPSANLSGSPSPTNFLHVLRDMKGKIPCLLIGPAAKYGLESTVIDCTGKFPVILRPGSVTLEQIKKLDKNAVYQKNARKIKSPGQKYRHYSPKAKVKFVKRETSNVKRSKEAYIGLNKKFAKGFETVKVCRSVEDYAKNLFSFFRQCDELGIKTIYCEKIPEKGIGTAVMNRLNKAIIN, encoded by the coding sequence ATGCAAACCACAATCACAAACGACTCTAAAATCGCGGCGGATTTCATCAAATCAGGCGAAGTTGCCGCATTCCCCACTGAGACCGTTTACGGGCTGGGCGCAGATGCGTATAATGAAAAAGCTGTGCGGAAAATATTCAAAGCCAAAGGCAGGCCCGCTGATAATCCATTGATTGTGCACGTTGACAAAAAGAAAGATATTTCAGTTCTCGCAAAGGAAATTACGCCTTCGGCAAAAAAGATAATCAGCAAATTTTTCCCGGGTCCCGTTACAGTAATTCTCAAAAAAAATGAGATAGTGCCTGATGTTGTAACTGCTGGACTTGATACCATTGCAATCAGAATGCCCGCATCAAAAATAGCGCGTGAGCTTATCAGGTTAAGCGGAGTGCCAATAGCCGCGCCAAGCGCGAACCTTTCAGGTTCACCCTCGCCTACAAATTTTTTGCATGTGTTAAGGGATATGAAGGGGAAAATTCCCTGCCTGCTTATAGGTCCCGCTGCTAAATACGGACTCGAATCCACTGTAATTGACTGTACCGGGAAATTCCCTGTAATACTGAGACCCGGCAGTGTTACATTAGAGCAAATCAAAAAGCTTGATAAAAATGCGGTCTATCAAAAAAATGCGCGTAAGATAAAAAGTCCGGGGCAGAAGTATCGTCACTACTCTCCAAAAGCAAAAGTAAAGTTCGTCAAACGTGAAACGTCAAATGTGAAACGTTCAAAAGAAGCTTATATTGGATTGAATAAAAAATTTGCAAAGGGATTTGAAACCGTAAAAGTGTGCAGATCTGTTGAGGATTACGCGAAGAATTTATTTTCATTCTTCAGGCAGTGTGATGAGCTGGGAATTAAAACCATCTATTGCGAAAAGATACCTGAAAAGGGGATAGGGACTGCTGTAATGAACAGGCTGAATAAAGCAATTATCAATTAG
- a CDS encoding peptidoglycan endopeptidase, protein MKIIPTSSKTILITIIVLMTTLSVISQDFYYAVATGPTPVLNSPDFEAVFGGSDGRTVKTDNSGLIREMEFIALPGTVFELLGEFDHGSYKIFKVECKEYEYGTDLYIDSRFVELKKSRPGERFVALPKKEDIYKLLDKAVGNRYCWGGNYNDGIQKLIELYQPKGEISDGVKNEWMLTGCDCSGLMYEATNGFTPRNTSKLVDYGTPVEIEGLTAEEIAAKCKPLDMIVWNGHVIYVYDEKTSIQSSLSKGGVLKLDLVETLSDLMSSRTPVNDYNSSQGSRFVIRRWYNDN, encoded by the coding sequence ATGAAAATAATACCAACTTCATCCAAAACAATTTTAATTACTATAATAGTACTAATGACTACTTTGAGCGTAATTTCTCAGGATTTTTATTATGCTGTTGCTACAGGACCAACGCCCGTGCTTAATTCACCTGATTTCGAAGCCGTTTTCGGTGGTAGTGACGGTAGAACCGTTAAGACGGATAATTCAGGCTTGATCCGTGAAATGGAATTCATAGCTCTGCCAGGAACAGTGTTTGAGCTGCTGGGTGAGTTTGACCACGGTTCATATAAAATATTTAAAGTGGAGTGTAAGGAATACGAATACGGAACTGATCTATATATAGACAGCCGTTTTGTTGAGCTTAAAAAATCCAGGCCGGGTGAAAGATTTGTTGCGCTGCCGAAAAAAGAAGATATTTACAAATTACTTGATAAGGCTGTTGGAAACCGCTACTGCTGGGGCGGTAATTATAATGACGGAATACAAAAGCTAATTGAGCTGTACCAGCCTAAAGGTGAAATTTCTGACGGGGTAAAAAATGAATGGATGCTTACGGGGTGTGACTGCTCAGGGCTGATGTATGAAGCGACCAACGGATTTACACCAAGGAATACAAGTAAGCTTGTTGATTACGGCACACCTGTAGAAATTGAAGGACTAACTGCAGAAGAAATTGCCGCTAAATGCAAACCTTTGGATATGATAGTATGGAACGGTCACGTAATTTATGTATATGATGAAAAGACCTCTATACAAAGCAGCCTTTCAAAAGGCGGGGTTTTAAAGCTTGACCTGGTTGAAACATTAAGTGATTTAATGAGCTCAAGGACTCCGGTGAATGATTATAATTCTTCGCAGGGCTCAAGATTTGTGATAAGAAGATGGTACAACGATAATTAA